AAATATTTGATCATCATCCTATAGCAGTTCCTTGGAGCATTCTGATTGTTTTATGGCTTCCAAATTATATTTTGTATTTTCCGGGTTGTTTAACTTATGATATTATACGACAGTATGAGCAGTTTTTCAGTGGAAATCTGACGAATCATCATCCTATATTGACGACATTGTTTGAAGGGATGTTTGTCAAATTTGGAAGAAACATTGGATGTCAAAATGTAGGAATCGCAGTGTATCTGTTATTTACATTGTTATTTACAAGTGGTGTTTTCGCAATATGTTTTTATTGGATGCATAAGAAGAATACAAAGTATTGGATTCGCTTTACAGGATTGGCATTTTATGGATTGTTTCCTATCTGGTCGGCATATGCAAGGACAGCAGTAAAAGACACATTATTTTATCCAATATTTGTTTTATTTGTGTTATTTATATTTGATATAGTATTAGAACCAGAGAAGATATTTGATTCAAAAGTTAAGAGTATTTTGTTTTTAATAGTCTCTTTATTATTATGTTTGGTCAGACACAACGGGTTTTATATATTAATTTTTACGATGCCGTTTTGTATTGTAGGTGTAAAAAAATATCGAAGACAATTGATAGTTTTATTTATAATAATGGTGGCGTTTTGGGAGCTTTACCAAAAAGCAATTCTTCCCATGGCAGGTGTGAAGCCTGGCGGAAAGCAGGAGATGCTCTCCATCCCTTTTCAACAGACAGCGAGATATGTAAAATATTATGGAAATGATGTTTCGACGGAAGAGGAAAAAGTGATTCGAAAAGTATTAGATTACGATACGATCGGAAAGAATTATGATCCAGATCTTTCTGACCCAGTAAAGAATACTTACAAACAGAAAGACGAATATTTAAAAGATTATTTTAACATATGGTTTGAAATGCTTAAGAAGCATCCGACGGCTTATATTCAGGCAACGTTAAATGGGACATATGGATATTGGGGTTATATGACAGAAATAAGATATCCATATGGATATTATGTACAGCCAGAAAGTATGGATATATACCAAAAAGAATATGAAATATATTATTTGGAAAAAACAAAATATATCAGAGATATATATCATGGGGTTTTAGATACAATATATCAGAAAACTCCATTGACATTATTTACAAAACCGATGATATATTTATGGATTTTGATTGGATTGCTTGGCATGGTATGTTCTTTTAAAAAGACGATCAGATATTGGATTGCATTTTTGCCAATAGTGACATCATTCCTTATATGTCTGGCATCACCTGTAAATGGCGATATGCGATATATGCTTCCGATTACAGCGAGTACGATTTTATATGTTGCATTTGTAAATGAAATAATATATAAAGAATATAATGAATTTTAACAAAGGAGAATGCGTAATGGAAAAAATTGCAGTATTGATTCCGTGTTACAATGAAGAAAAGACAATTAAAAAAGTAGTGGAGGATTGGAAGAAAGAACTTCCAGAGGCAACAATCTATGTATATAACAATAATTCCACAGATCGTACAGTAGAGATTGCAAAAGAAGCAGGAGCTATTGTAAGAAATGAATATCAACAGGGAAAAGGAAATGTGATCCGAAGGATGTTTCGAGAAATTGATGCGCAATGTTATATCATGATTGATGGAGATGATACATATCCTGCCCAATTTGGACGAGAAATGGCAGAAAAAGTTTTAGAATACAAGGTGGATATGGTTGTAGGGGACAGATTATCATCTACCTATTTTGAGGAAAATAAAAGACCTTTTCATAATCTTGGAAATAGCATGGTGAGAGCTGCAATTAATCATCTTTTTAAAAGTAATATCCGGGATATTATGACTGGATATAGAGCTTTTAGCTATCAGTTTGTTAAAACATTTCCAGTGTTATCCAGGGGATTTGAAATCGAAACTGAAATGAGCATTCATGCAGTAGATAAAAATATGCTGGTTGATAATGTGATCATCGAATATCGAGATAGACCAGATGGAAGCGAATCTAAATTAAATACTTATACAGATGGTATGAAGGTATTATTTACGATCATAAAACTGTTTAAAGGTTATAGACCATTTCAGTTTTTTGGAAGTATGGCATTCTTGCTTATGATTATTGCGGCAGGATTATTTATACCCGTATTTATGACATATCTTCATACAGGTCTGGTACCGAATTTCCCAACTTTGATCGTAAGTGGATTTATAGCACTTGCAGCGTTGCAGGCATTCTTTTCTGGATTGATTTTAAGTACGATTGTACAAAAAAATAGGCAAGATTTCGAATTTAAATTACAGTTGATCACAAACAAAATAGATAATGAGAAAGATAATTAAATATGCAAGAAAGATCAAGAAAAGAGAAAAATATATTATATATTGTAGTGCCTTGCTATAATGAGGAACAAGTATTAGCTGAAACATCCAAACGATTAAAGGAAAAATGTGAAATGCTGATCCATGATGGTAAAATAGCGAAAGAAAGCAGAATTGTTTTTGTGGATGATGGATCCAAAGATCATACGTGGAATATGATCGATGAATTTCATAAAATGGATTCTATATTTTCAGGAGTGAAATTATCCAGAAATCGTGGGCATCAAAATGCATTGCTGGCTGGTTTGACAATGGCATCAGAGAAAGCAGATATTGTAATATCAATGGATGCGGACCTTCAGGATGATATTAATGCAGTCGATCAGATGATCGAAAAATATTATGAAGGATGCGATATTGTATATGGTGTTCGAAGTGCCAGAGATACAGATACATTTTTTAAACGTTTTACGGCAGAAGCATTTTATAAACTGATCAATAAAATGGGCGGAGAGCTTGTTTACAATCACGCAGATTACAGACTGATGAGTAAGCGGGCATTAAAAGGATTATTAGAATTTGACGAAGTTAATATCTTTCTTAGAGGGATGGTGCCGATGGTTGGTTATCAGAGTGATATTGTCACGTATGAGAGAGCTGAGAGATTTGCAGGAGAAAGCAAATACCCATTGAAGAAAATGCTTTCTTTTGCATTTGAAGGAATTACATCGTTGAGTGTAAAACCAATCAAAATGATTTTTAATGTTGGAATTTTAATCTGTATAATTAGTGTTTTGGCAATCATTTATTGTTTAGTACGGCATTTTACAAACAACACGGTAAGTGGCTGGACTAGCCTTGTTATGTCGATATGGTTTTTAGGTGGTTTACAGCTGATCGCGATTGGGATGGTTGGACAATATATTGGAAAAATATATTTGGAGACAAAGGCCAGACCTAAATTTATTATTGAACAGGTATTAAATGACTAGGAGAATGGAGATGAAGATAAAAGATTTTATATACAAATA
The sequence above is drawn from the Anaerostipes hadrus ATCC 29173 = JCM 17467 genome and encodes:
- a CDS encoding DUF6020 family protein, with the translated sequence MHQNNRIISWIISFLFSICMVISISYDQRDNWSLIICDKKHMISALIMTMILTMIVHMIMNVLYSKAGKSFIRLKTQVNSGIGEKIFDHHPIAVPWSILIVLWLPNYILYFPGCLTYDIIRQYEQFFSGNLTNHHPILTTLFEGMFVKFGRNIGCQNVGIAVYLLFTLLFTSGVFAICFYWMHKKNTKYWIRFTGLAFYGLFPIWSAYARTAVKDTLFYPIFVLFVLFIFDIVLEPEKIFDSKVKSILFLIVSLLLCLVRHNGFYILIFTMPFCIVGVKKYRRQLIVLFIIMVAFWELYQKAILPMAGVKPGGKQEMLSIPFQQTARYVKYYGNDVSTEEEKVIRKVLDYDTIGKNYDPDLSDPVKNTYKQKDEYLKDYFNIWFEMLKKHPTAYIQATLNGTYGYWGYMTEIRYPYGYYVQPESMDIYQKEYEIYYLEKTKYIRDIYHGVLDTIYQKTPLTLFTKPMIYLWILIGLLGMVCSFKKTIRYWIAFLPIVTSFLICLASPVNGDMRYMLPITASTILYVAFVNEIIYKEYNEF
- a CDS encoding glycosyltransferase family 2 protein; the encoded protein is MEKIAVLIPCYNEEKTIKKVVEDWKKELPEATIYVYNNNSTDRTVEIAKEAGAIVRNEYQQGKGNVIRRMFREIDAQCYIMIDGDDTYPAQFGREMAEKVLEYKVDMVVGDRLSSTYFEENKRPFHNLGNSMVRAAINHLFKSNIRDIMTGYRAFSYQFVKTFPVLSRGFEIETEMSIHAVDKNMLVDNVIIEYRDRPDGSESKLNTYTDGMKVLFTIIKLFKGYRPFQFFGSMAFLLMIIAAGLFIPVFMTYLHTGLVPNFPTLIVSGFIALAALQAFFSGLILSTIVQKNRQDFEFKLQLITNKIDNEKDN
- a CDS encoding glycosyltransferase family 2 protein → MQERSRKEKNILYIVVPCYNEEQVLAETSKRLKEKCEMLIHDGKIAKESRIVFVDDGSKDHTWNMIDEFHKMDSIFSGVKLSRNRGHQNALLAGLTMASEKADIVISMDADLQDDINAVDQMIEKYYEGCDIVYGVRSARDTDTFFKRFTAEAFYKLINKMGGELVYNHADYRLMSKRALKGLLEFDEVNIFLRGMVPMVGYQSDIVTYERAERFAGESKYPLKKMLSFAFEGITSLSVKPIKMIFNVGILICIISVLAIIYCLVRHFTNNTVSGWTSLVMSIWFLGGLQLIAIGMVGQYIGKIYLETKARPKFIIEQVLND